In Fibrobacter sp. UWEL, the genomic stretch CCCGCTTTGATTTCTATGTGGAGTTTAGCGGCCGCAAGATGTTCATCGAGGTGAAAGGCTGCACGCTGGAATTTGACGGCCACGCGAAATTCCCTGACGCTCCGACAGAACGTGGCGTAAAACATCTGACAGAGCTGGCGGACATCCTCCGCGAAAACCGCTGCGCCGAAGACGGTACTCCCTACGAATGCGGAATCCTGTTCCTCATCCAGATGAAGGGCTGCCACAAGTTCTCTCCCAACGTGGATACACACCCCCAATTTGGAGTAGCCTTAAAGGCCGCTCAAGATGCTGGCGTTAAAATTTTTGTGTATGATTGTAAGGTAAAGCCCGACACGTTGGTGTCGGATATTCCTGTTGCACTCGAACTTTAAAACCGGTCGGTTCTTATGAATCCTTTTATGAAAATAGCCATTGACGAGGCCCGTCAAGGGATTAAAGGCAAGCATGGCGGCCCCTTCGGTGCCGTTGTCGTAAAGGATGGTAAGGTTGTGGGCGCTGGTCACAACCAGGTCTTGAAAAATGCAGATCCAACATGCCATGGTGAAATGATGGCCATTCGGGATGCTTGCAAAAATCTCGGAACTCACGATTTGACGGGTTGCGAAATCTATACCACAGGCTATCCGTGTCCCATGTGTATGGGCGCCATCCAGTGGTCCAATATGGTCAAGTGCTATTACGCCTGTAATCTGGAAGACACGGAAAAAATCGGATTCCGTGATGATCAGTTTTACAACAATCCCCTAAAGCCCGAGGAATGCGACCGCGCCGAAGGCCTAAAACTCTACGAAGAATACGTCAAGAGCACCGACATCCGCTATTAGGTTTCTGGTAGGGTGAATCCTGTGCGGAAGTTT encodes the following:
- a CDS encoding nucleoside deaminase codes for the protein MKIAIDEARQGIKGKHGGPFGAVVVKDGKVVGAGHNQVLKNADPTCHGEMMAIRDACKNLGTHDLTGCEIYTTGYPCPMCMGAIQWSNMVKCYYACNLEDTEKIGFRDDQFYNNPLKPEECDRAEGLKLYEEYVKSTDIRY
- the sfsA gene encoding DNA/RNA nuclease SfsA, which codes for MKYSTVVPAKFISRPNRFIAHVEVNGVDTVVHVKNTGRCKELLVPGCTVYLEKPDNPARKTPYDLIAVEKVVPDATRKSKQKTILINMDSQAPNKVAAEWIRAHQELFPKITFLKPEYTYGNSRFDFYVEFSGRKMFIEVKGCTLEFDGHAKFPDAPTERGVKHLTELADILRENRCAEDGTPYECGILFLIQMKGCHKFSPNVDTHPQFGVALKAAQDAGVKIFVYDCKVKPDTLVSDIPVALEL